The following proteins come from a genomic window of Cervus canadensis isolate Bull #8, Minnesota chromosome 3, ASM1932006v1, whole genome shotgun sequence:
- the LOC122437938 gene encoding hyaluronidase PH-20-like, protein MLRHQYISFRNFVGSNGAPQAVFTFLLVPCCLALDFTAPPLIPNIPFLWAWNAPTDRCGKVFDMPPDLSLFSLVGNPQKDVTGQLITLFYADRLGYYPHIDERTGACKNGGIPQMGSLKNHLDKAAKDIAYYMPTNNVGLAVIDWENWRPTWVRNWKPKDVYRDESIELVLQQNLQLTFKEATKIAKADFEKAAKSFMQETLKLGKLLRPNRLWGYYLFPDCYNHQYNQSNYNGSCFDVEKRRNDALDWLWKESTALYPSIYLNTKLKSSPQAVLFVRNRVQEAIRMSKIASVKSPLPVFVYARPVFTDMLSKFLSQDDLVNTIGESVALGASGIIMWGSINLSRTRQSCMNLGNYLNTILNPYIINVTLAAKMCSQVLCQEKGVCTRKDRNSPDYLHLNPMNFAIQRGKCGKYTVHGKPTLEDLLQFSKKFYCSCYANIRCKKRNIKNIHTINVCIAEDICIEASLNSDHSEHSSGQKKISSTTVNSVSSSTPTAKVSARVPGKDHVSLKIRLSGEALSNTIQRGHKSVDWKNTFRQLYIQNIKNETNY, encoded by the exons ATGCTAAGGCACCAGTATATCTCTTTTAGGAACTTTGTTGGGTCCAATGGAGCACCCCAGGCAGTGTTCACCTTCCTTCTTGTTCCATGTTGTTTGGCTTTGGACTTTACAGCACCCCCTCTTATTCCAAATATTCCTTTCCTGTGGGCCTGGAATGCCCCAACTGACCGTTGTGGTAAAGTATTTGACATGCCTCCAGATCTGAGCCTCTTCTCCTTAGTAGGAAATCCCCAAAAAGATGTTACAGGACAacttattacattattttatgcTGATAGGCTTGGCTACTATCCTCACATAGATGAAAGAACAGGTGCCTGTAAGAATGGTGGAATCCCTCAGATGGGTTCCTTAAAAAATCATTTGGACAAAGCTGCAAAAGACATTGCCTATTACATGCCAACCAACAACGTGGGCTTGGCGGTCATTGACTGGGAAAACTGGAGGCCTACCTGGGTAAGAAACTGGAAACCTAAAGATGTTTACCGGGATGAGTCTATTGAGTTGGTTCTGCAGCAAAATCTACAACTTACTTTCAAAGAGGCTACCAAGATAGCGAAAgcggattttgaaaaggcagcaAAGAGCTTCATGCAAGAGACTTTAAAACTGGGAAAGTTACTTCGGCCAAACCGCTTATGGGGTTATTATCTTTTTCCTGATTGTTACAATCATCAATATAACCAATCTAATTACAATGGAAGTTGCTTTGatgtagagaaaagaagaaatgatgcaCTCGACTGGTTGTGGAAGGAAAGCACTGCCCTTTACCCCTCTATTTATTTGAATACCAAGCTAAAATCTTCTCCACAAGCTGTCCTTTTTGTTCGTAATCGTGTTCAGGAAGCCATTCGGATGTCTAAAATTGCCAGTGTTAAAAGTCCACTTCCAGTTTTTGTATACGCCCGTCCAGTTTTTACCGATATGCTTTCAAAATTTCTTTCTCAg GACGACCTTGTGAATACAATTGGTGAGAGCGTTGCTCTAGGTGCTTCTGGAATCATAATGTGGGGAAGCATCAACTTAAGCCGAACTAGG CAATCTTGCATGAACCTAGGCAATTACTTGAACACCATACTGAATCCTTATATTATCAACGTCACTCTAGCAGCCAAAATGTGTAGCCAAGTGTTGTGCCAGGAGAAAGGAGTGTGTACAAGGAAAGACCGGAATTCACCCGACTATCTTCACCTGAACCCAATGAATTTTGCTATTCAAAGAGGGAAATGTGGAAAATACACCGTACATGGGAAACCCACACTTGAAGACCTGCTacagttttctaaaaaattttattgcagtTGTTATGCCAACATCCGctgtaagaaaagaaatataaaaaacattcATACTATTAATGTATGTATTGCTGAAGATATTTGTATTGAAGCTTCTCTAAACTCAGACCACAGTGAGCACTCTTCTGGCCAGAAAAAGATATCTTCTACCACTGTTAACAGTGTCTCATCCTCCACACCAACTGCCAAAGTGTCTGCACGTGTTCCTGGGAAAGATCATGTGTCCCTCAAAATCAGGCTTTCGGGGGAAGCCCTCTCCAACACCATCCAAAGGGGCCATAAGAGTGTTGACTGGAAAAATACATTCCGTCAGTTATacattcaaaacattaaaaatgagacaaactattaa